A single window of Xylocopa sonorina isolate GNS202 chromosome 5, iyXylSono1_principal, whole genome shotgun sequence DNA harbors:
- the Ziz gene encoding dedicator of cytokinesis protein Ziz isoform X4 gives MSERKFTRGLGKPGMAAQLRETVSQVVRESTVQSKPHLVEPIDFESFTLKNKTLLQNDPQRELLLYPQDDVSQVLLPRRYRTLAPTIPPISDNEEGGENLLTKECLRSYTSNWNLIRYKYSVYSGTYLELPKITKSDDLKDEVYEIDTEVDQVDEELTKSNGITKEGYLMKGPEIGSSDRMFANIGSKSFKRRFCHLRQEVDGTYILELFKDEKKGEAKLTIVMDFCTEVVRNPKRGRFCFELRMSGTHKSYSLAAENEADMQDWLLKLSSVLQHYKQQEEKRAASLERACNTPPPSPQPMQVYGTLKGLEQSMNPQLIKYSRETDTSIALARRENRKRLFSIYPYIPHTKQQPGNCNEQNIDPYKEQFGQRIFVKCESLKFRLQAPIDERESLCQVEPYQTTLSLYDARNGRKLTENFHFDINHEVVREMVKELSPVGIMTEATENVKLPDDLKNISLDWIKYPKQAIFSISNPHPDIFLVVRIDKILQGNICQTSEPYLRATKDPRLGLKVHKQVRACCQRLGNYRMPFAWAARPLFRLYSNELDTSSDFPAIYRQEGNKIKDEELLKLLSEYRKPEKLSKLTVIPGWLKIKIESITELPDNTLSTSLAALKPFPWPPTSESTFEISEFEGISEKDVHPYTTYINHLYVYPQTLCFDTQKIFTRARNIACVVELRDDDSENATPLRCIYGRPGSPLLCLRASCAVLHHNANPSWYEEIKMRLPTKLHAKHHLLFSFYHISCDMNKKKENGVENCVGYAWSTLLHKGRLNVDMDINIQMLPVATHLPPGYLSIQPLGLGRGNAGPDILWIDSQRPVFTVAFQLISTVFTRDVHLHNLFAHMERILDTKLGAVPADSETCKILKAAHAVQLVTVITFLPTILNQLFTLLTCTTNEEVGLYIIRVLIHFINMVHEAGRKETLQAYIKYVFVPPSQGNSSVTVHEQLGKHLPTLLQPSNTDFLVVNKFMHHSSFFFEIMIKSMAQHLLSTGRIKMHRNERFSKEYHEKIRSLVEVIMPYLMNKYKEMAVETHELNKSLAQFLNRCLTFMDRGFVFRLINSYMDNFSPGDQRTLHDFKFTFLQIICSHEHYVSFNLPMMQSRITSRDLVNEYCLSEEFCKHHFLVGLLMQEVRTSLNEIIQIRKVAIATLRDLMAKHELDDRYQNKGQLSRIASIYIPWLGIVLENLHRLQSIHDNSKAEIKQNGTNRISTSSSFLANKDTASSTVTAGTPKSIHRLTLYLETQSPIRASMHLRDSTYFAAIAGQSLVNGYSCTSIESDASTISGASQSNISQETTIIREPVENGTAEKRHSRSLSVTQSSPRCDKLQSSEVKDILLCFLFVIKYLGDHQVIAWWQQCSDCDILSFFTVIEMSLHHFKYVGKRQIATYTTNSSGKPRTVKAMTLPARMAPPDFSNEGPATSTLQPHNTTVRENLVETDSGKVQQALLEANMATEVGLIALDCLGLFCIHFKDILLTADGDNPIMQKVFSIYLSFLQVGQSETLLRHVFASFRAFLNNYSIILFQGNAVLCGRLCYELLRCCNSKLSSIRQESCALLYLLMRSNFEFTSRKGLTRVHLQVIISVSQMLGNVIGLNNSRFQESLSLINSYASSDKVMKGTGFPVEVKDLNKRIRTVLMATAQMREHNNDPEMLVDLQHSLANSYASTPELRHTWLETMARNHARDGNFSEAACCQLHIAALMAEYLKLRKVHTWGAEAFDKISENISRDECSLKLDAGEICMFCTCVQDIHYNEYILLEQLEVCAEMLEKAERFELLGHLYRLIVPIYEEKRNYGALANCYSHLAQACNKIVEVTKSGKRLLGRFYRVAFFGTAYFEDENGQEYIYKEPKITSLSEISERLHHLYSEKFGSENVKMIMDSVPIDITELDPKIAYIQVTHVTPYFEKFELETRQTEFEQNHNVSCFMFETPFTKEGKARGNPEDQWKRRTILTTQYSFPYIKKRILVNEKRIMELSPIEVALDEMRQRVQELEDVALIGPTDVKKLQLRLQGSICVTVNAGPLAYASAFLDPALSPQYPDDKVEELKDVFREFVKICYTALQINSKLITSDQHEYQEVLRENYQKLCQNLSSLFGEPIWPDEQVGNFKRNSAALFSAISGASNHTSTA, from the exons ATGAGCGAAAGGAAGTTTACCCGCGGCCTGGGTAAACCGGGCATGGCCGCTCAATTACGGGAGACCGTCTCTCAGGTAGTACGCGAGAGCACTGTACAG AGTAAACCACATCTAGTAGAGCCTATAGACTTTGAAAGTTTTACattaaagaataaaactttattaCAAAATGATCCCCAAAGAGAGCTTCTACTGTATCCTCAGGATGATGTTTCA CAAGTGTTACTACCCAGAAGATACCGCACTCTTGCACCCACAATACCACCAATTTCAGATAATGAGGAAGGAGGAGAAAATcttcttacaaaagaatgtttgCGAAGTTATACATCTAATTGGAATCTTATACGTTATAAATATTCAGTGTATAGTGGAACTTATCTTGAATTGCCTAA AATAACAAAGTCAGATGATCTGAAAGATGAAGTATATGAAATTGATACAGAAGTAGACCAAGTTGATGAG GAGTTAACGAAAAGTAATGGAATAACGAAAGAAGGCTATTTAATGAAAGGACCAGAAATTGGTAGCAGCGATCGCATGTTTGCAAATATAGGTTCGAAATCGTTCAAAAGGAGATTTTGTCATCTTCGACAAGAGGTTGACGGCACGTACATTCTCGAACTCTTTAAAGACGAGAAAAAGGGAGAAGCTAAACTGACAATAGTAATGGACTTTTGCACTGAAGTTGTCAGAAATCCAAAGCGTGGAAGGTTTTGTTTTGAGCTAAGAATGAGCGGGACTCATAAATCATATTCTTTAGCAGCGGAAAACGAGGCGGATATGCAAGACTGGCTACTAAAACTAAGCTCAGTATTACAGCATTATAAACAGCAAGAAGAAAAACGTGCTGCTTCACTAGAAAGAGCATGCAATAcacctcctccttctcctcAGCCAATGCAG GTTTATGGAACACTAAAAGGTTTGGAACAAAGTATGAATCCACAACTAATAAAGTACTCCAGGGAAACCGATACCAGCATAGCATTAGCGAGACGAGAAAATCGTAAACGCCTGTTTAGTATTTATCCTTATATACCGCATACTAAACAACAGCCAGGCAATTGTAATGAACAAAATATTGACCCGTATAAAGAACAATTTGGGCAGAGAATTTTTGTAAAATGCGAAAGTCTTAAATTTAGATTACAAGCGCCGATAGATGAGAGGGAATCATTGTGCCAGGTGGAACCGTATCAGACGACATTAAGTCTTTACGATGCGAGAAATGGTAGAAAGCTTACTGAGAATTTTCATTTCGATATAAATCACGAAGTAGTCCGAGAAATGGTAAAAGAATTAAGTCCTGTAGGCATTATGACAGAAGCTACGGAAAATGTGAAATTACCGGATGACTTGAAAAATATATCATTAGATTGGATTAAGTATCCAAAACAG GCCATATTTAGTATTAGTAATCCTCATCCTGATATATTCTTGGTTGTACGAATAGATAAAATATTACAAGGAAATATATGCCAAACTTCAGAACCGTATTTAAGAGCTACAAAAGATCCACGATTAGGTTTAAAAGTACATAAACAAGTTAGAGCATGTTGCCAAAG ATTGGGGAATTATAGAATGCCATTTGCTTGGGCTGCTAGACCATTATTTAGATTATATAGTAATGAACTAGATACATCGTCAGATTTTCCGGCTATATATAGACAGGAGGGCAATAAAATAAAAGACGAAGAATTACTGAAACTTCTTTCCGAATACCGAAA GCCTGAAAAACTTAGTAAGTTGACTGTGATACCTGGTtggttgaagataaaaattgagTCAATTACAGAACTACCTGATA aTACATTATCTACATCTTTAGCAGCTTTAAAACCATTCCCATGGCCACCAACATCTGAATCGACTTTTGAGATTTCAGAATTTGAGGGTATTTCAGAAAAAGATGTTCACCCATATACGACTTATATTAATCATCTTTATGTATATCCACAAACTCTTTGCTTTGACACTCAGAAAATATTTACCAGGGCTAGAAATATTGCATGCGTTGTCGAGTTGCGTGATGACGACAGCGAAAATGCAACGCCTTTGAGG tGTATTTATGGAAGACCCGGTTCTCCTCTTTTATGCTTAAGAGCATCTTGTGCTGTTTTACATCACAATGCAAATCCTTCTTGGTATGAAGAAATTAAAATGCGGCTGCCAACGAAACTTCATGCTAAACATCATTTGCTTTTCTCTTTCTATCACATAAGCTGTGATATGAACAAGAAAAAGGAAAATGGGGTCGAAAATTGTGTTGGCTATGCCTGGTCCACTTTGTTACATAAAGGAAG ATTAAACGTGGATATGGATATAAATATACAAATGCTACCGGTAGCAACGCATTTACCGCCAGGATATCTTTCAATACAACCGCTTGGATTAGGAAGAGGA AATGCAGGACCGGATATTCTATGGATCGATTCCCAACGACCAGTATTTACTGTAGCGTTTCAGTTGATTTCAACTGTATTTACGCGCGATGTGCATTTGCATAATTTATTTGCTCATATGGAACGCATTTTGGATACGAAATTGGGGGCAGTACCAGCGGACTCAGAAACATGCAAGATATTGAAAGCTGCTCACGCAGTGCAATTGGTTACTGTTATTACGTTTCTTCCTACGATACTAAATCAATTATTTACGTTGTTAACTTGTACCACAAATGAAGAAGTTGGATTGTACATTATAAGagttttaatacatttcataaATATGGTGCACGAAGCCGGTAGAAAAGAAACACTGCAAGCTTATATTAAG TATGTCTTTGTACCGCCCTCTCAAGGAAATAGTAGCGTAACCGTTCACGAGCAACTAGGAAAACATCTTCCTACGTTATTGCAGCCAAGTAATACTGACTTTTTGGTAGTGAATAAATTTATGCATCATTCTAGTTTCTTTTTTGAGATAATGATCAAGAGTATGGCACAACACTTGCTTTCGACGGGAAGAATAAAA atgcatagaaatgaaagattTTCGAAAGAGTATCATGAGAAAATTCGGAGTTTGGTGGAAGTTATCATGCCTTATCTAATGAACAAGTATAAAGAAATGGCTGTTGAAACTCACGAATTAAACAAGAGTCTCGCACAATTTTTAAAT CGTTGCCTCACATTTATGGACCGTGGATTTGTTTTTCGTTTAATTAATTCATACATGGACAATTTTTCTCCTGGGGACCAGCGCACTCTGCACGACTTCAAGTTTACATTCTTGCAAATAATTTGTTCGCACGAACATTACGTATCTTTCAACTTGCCAATGATGCAATCACGAATCACTTCGAGAG ATTTAGTGAATGAATATTGTTTGTCAGAAGAGTTTTGCAAACATCATTTTTTAGTTGGACTCTTGATGCAAGAAGTTAGAACATCTCTAAATGAAATCATACAAATACGGAAAGTAGCGATAGCTACATTAAGAGATCTAATGGCAAAGCATGAACTTGATGATAGATATCAAAATAag GGTCAATTAAGTAGAATAGCGTCCATTTATATACCATGGTTAGGTATTGTATTGGAAAATTTACATCGATTGCAATCTATCCATGATAACAGTAAAGCAGAAATTAAGCAAAATGGTACTAATAGAATATCAACCAGCAGTTCATTTCTAGCGAACAAAGATACTGCTAGTAGTACTGTAACTGCGGGAACACCTAAATCAATTCATAG GCTCACGTTATATTTGGAAACTCAATCTCCAATAAGAGCATCTATGCATCTACGAGATTCTACATATTTTGCTGCTATAGCGGGTCAAAGTTTAGTCAATGGATATTCCTGTACTAGTATAGAGTCCGATGCGTCCACGATATCTGGTGCCTCTCAATCGAATATATCTCAAGAAACTACTATTATTCGCGAGCCTGTCGAAAACGGTACCGCCGAGAAGAGACATTCTCGTTCATTAAGTGTCACGCAGTCCTCGCCTAGATGCGACAAATTGCAATCATCAGAAGTCAAGGATATTTTACTTTGCTTTTTATTTGTAATCAAATATTTGGGCGATCACCAGGTCATTGCTTGGTGGCAACAGTGCAGTGACTGTGATATTCTAAGTTTCTTTACAGTGATAGA AATGAGTCTTCATCACTTCAAATACGTTGGAAAGAGACAGATAGCTACGTACACTACGAATAGTTCTGGAAAACCACGAACGGTAAAGGCCATGACATTGCCTGCCAGAATGGCGCCTCCTGATTTTTCTAACGAGGGGCCTGCTACCAGTACTTTACAACCGCATAACACTACTGTAAGGGAGAACCTTGTAGAAACCGATAGCGGAAAAGTACAACAGGCATTATTAGAAGCAAACATGGCAACAGAGGTTGGCCTAATTGCGTTGGATTGTTTGGGATTATTTTGTATTCATTTTAAG gACATACTTTTGACAGCAGATGGTGACAATCCCATAATGCAGAAAGTATTTAGTATATATTTGTCATTCTTACAAGTTGGACAGTCTGAAACTTTATTACGCCATGTTTTTGCCAGTTTCAGAGCTTTTCTAAATAATTATTCTATCATCCTTTTTCAAG GCAATGCTGTCTTATGTGGACGTTTATGTTACGAACTATTACGCTGTTGCAACAGTAAATTAAGCTCCATTAGGCAAGAATCCTGTGCTTTACTTTATCTTCTTATGAGAAGTAATTTTGAATTCACTAGTAGGAAAGGATTAACCAGAGTTCACTTACAG GTCATAATATCGGTTTCACAAATGCTTGGAAACGTGATTGGATTGAACAATTCAAGGTTTCAAGAATCGTTATCATTAATAAATAGCTACGCTTCGTCTGATAAAGTGATGAAAGGAACCGGCTTTCCGGTTGAAGTCAAAGATCTCAATAAGAGAATTCGAACTGTTCTAATGGCAACAGCTCAAATGCGAGAACATAACAACGATCCTGAAATGTTGGTGGATTTACAACACAGCCTGGCTAATTCCTACGCCAGTACACCGGAGTTGAGACACACATGGTTAGAAACTATGGCTAGAAATCACGCAAGGGACGGAAATTTTTCAGAG GCTGCTTGTTGTCAATTACACATTGCCGCATTAATGGCTGAATATTTAAAACTAAGAAAAGTTCACACATGGGGTGCAGAAGCCTTTGATAAAATCTCTGAGAACATTTCTAGAGATGAATGTAGCCTTAAACTCGATGCTGGTGAGATTTGTATGTTTTGCACAT GCGTACAAGATATTCATTACAACGAATACATACTTCTCGAGCAATTGGAAGTATGTGCCGAGATGTTGGAAAAGGCAGAACGATTTGAATTGCTTGGACATTTGTATAGATTAATAGTTCCTATATATGAAGAGAAACGAAACTATGGGGCGTTGGCTAATTGTTACTCGCATTTAGCGCAAGCTTGCAATAAAATTGTTGAAGTTACAAAATCGGGAAAAAGACTTCTTGGTAGATTTTATAGGGTTGCATTTTTCGGTACG gcGTATTTTGAAGATGAAAATGGTCAAGAGTATATTTATAAAGAGCCAAAAATCACATCATTGTCAGAAATCTCGGAACGTCTTCATCATTTGTATTCTGAAAAATTTGGCTCCGAAAATGTTAAAATGATAATGGATTCTGTACCTATCGACATAACTGAGCTCGATCCGAAAATAGCATATATTCAAGTGACACATGTTAcaccttactttgaaaaattcgaATTAGAAACACGACAAACGGAGTTCGAGCAGAACCATAATGTGTCGTGTTTTATGTTCGAAACTCCTTTCACTAAAGAAGGAAAAGCAAGAGGTAACCCGGAAGATCAATGGAAACGCAGAACAATTCTTACAA CACAATATTCTTTTCCATATATTAAAAAGCGTATTTTAGTTAATGAGAAACGAATTATGGAACTGAGTCCGATCGAAGTTGCattagatgaaatgcgacagcGTGTTCAAGAGTTGGAAGATGTAGCTCTTATAGGTCCAACGGATGTGAAAAAATTGCAATTAAGGCTGCAAGGAAGCATATGTGTTACAGTGAATGCTGGACCACTTGCATATGCTTCCGCATTTTTAGATCCTGCATTATCCCCACAATATCCGGATGATAAAGTTGAAGAATTAAAAGATGTTTTCAG GGAATTTGTTAAAATATGTTATACGGCTCTACAAATAAACAGCAAGTTAATTACGTCCGATCAGCACGAGTATCAAGAAGTGTTACGTGAGAATTATCAGAAACTTTGTCAAAATTTATCATCGTTATTTGGAGAACCTATTTGGCCCGACGAGCAAGTTGGAAATTTCAAACGTAACAGCGCTGCTTTGTTTAGCGCTATCAGTGGTGCTAGTAATCACACGAGTACAGCTTAA